In bacterium, the genomic stretch CTAGGCGTCTGGCTGGCGGCCACCACCAATCGAGCCCTGAGTGTGGAACTCCCCTGGCTCACGGCGGGTAACACTCATCGTATTCCTCTGGATCGCAATGGAAACGCCATTCTCCATTACCGGGGACATTCACAAACGCACAAAACGGTAAATGCTGCCGCCATCATTGAATCCGAACTGTTACTTCGCGATGGGAAAAAGCCCCTGATCGACCCGGCCTCATTCAAAGACACCTATGTGTTTTTTGGATTCACCGCTCCCGGCCTGTTTGACCTCAAGGCGTCCCCTGTAGATTCCGTATATCCCGGAGTTGAAATCCACGCCACCTTTTTGGACAACCTGCTCTCATCGGATATCATGAGGGAAACTCCCCGGGGCTGGCAGATCTTGATGATAATTCTACTCGCTTGCGCGGCATCCTTTGCGGTCCGGTTCGGGCGTCACGCCTGGCAAAGCTTCGCAGCCTTCGTGGTGTTCATCGCCATCCCCATCCTGGCCGGGGGACTCGCCTATACGCACGGGCTCTGGCTCCCCATCCTCGCTCCGCTCCTCGCCACCACCCTCGCCCTGATCGGTGCACTGGGCATGAACTATGCCACCGAAGGCAAACAGAAGCGGTTCATCAAGGGCGCCTTCAAACAGTACCTGAGCCCGGTAGTGATTGAAGAACTTGTCCATCACCCGGAACGGCTGAAACTCGGAGGAGAACTGCGGGAACTATCCATTTTCTTTTCAGATGTCAAGGGGTTCACCAGCATCTCGGAGCGACTGAATCCAGAGGAGTTGACTGCGCTCCTTAATGATTATCTGACCGCCATGACGGATATCATCTATGCCCATGGGGGTACAGTCGACAAATATGAGGGCGACGCCATCATTGCCTTCTGGAATGCCCCGCTCGCCCAGAAAGACCATGCCATTCTCGCCGTACACACCGCCTTGGAATGCCAAGCAAAACTGACCGAACTGAACCCGAAATACAAAGCCCAGATTGGTTCCGAGCTATATCAACGCATCGGACTCAACAGCGGCCCGGTCGTGGTCGGCAATATGGGCTCGCGTCAGCGTTTTAATTACACCTTCCTGGGGGATGCTGGGAATCTGGCGGCACGCTTGGAAGGCATCAACAAACAATTTGGCACGTCCCTGCTCATTTCAAGCAACACACGGAAACAGCTTGATGAAAGTATCGCCGTGCGGGAAATCGCCCGAGTGCAAGTAGTAGGCCGCAAAGAACCCGTATGTGTCTACGAACCCATGCTGCCGGCTTTTGCCGACAGCCACCGTAGGGTACTTGATATCTTCGCGCTTGGGCTGGAAAATTATTATGCAGGTTCACTAACTGAAGCACTGGAACAGTTCGTTTCAATTGAGTCACAGGATGCTCCGGCAGAAGCCTATGTGCGCCGCTGCCGGTCACTCTTGATGACCCCGCAAAACGCATGGAACGGGGTTTGGGTCATGACGGAAAAATAGTGCGCAGTGAGCAGTATGCAGCAGACAGAAAAATTAAATGGAACAAATATGCACAAACGCGACATCAAAGAATTGACATTACTGGGCCACAGCACCACAAAATATCCAGACAACCCTGACAGGGCAAAGCTTGAGGCCTTTCCCAATGCCTACGTCAACCGGGACTATGTGGTAAGCTTCGATTGCCCTGAATTCACCAGCCGCTGCCCCATTACCGACCAGCCGGATTTCGGACATATCAAGATCGAGTATGTCCCGAATAAACAATGCCTGGAAAGCAAAGCCCTCAAACTCTACCTCTACTCATTTCGCAACCACAACACCTTTCACGAGGAAGTAGTGAACCGGATTCTCGATGATATCGTGAAGGCGATTAAACCGCGCCGCATCAAAGTGACCGGCACCTTTAATCCCCGGGGAGGAATCGCCATTTGCGCCGAAGCCGAGTGGATAAACAAAAAACGGTAGAGAATCTCGTCATGATCATCGGGGAAAGAGCTTACCGCATTTCGTGCATTCCACCACGGCGGTGATACCGGTGATGGAGCCACTGCAATCGATATCATCCCGGCGCTTCAGTTCAGGAGCGCCACAAACGGGGCACCCGGACTGCTGGAGGGTTTCTTTTTGACGTGCCTCAACCAACTCCGTGTCATGCTTCTCAATCACATCACAGGCCCGGTCAAACCAGTCGTCCGTAACATGCAGCTCAATCAATTCAAGGCCCTGGTCATCCACCACGCGGCGGTTCACAGGGATCTGACCGCGCTGGAGCGCATTGAGCGCCAGCGCGGCATCCGCAGGATCAGAATAGGACGCTAACAGAGCCATAGTACCACTATCAACGGCCAGCAAAAACCTTGGCCTTGATGCCATCGACGAGTTTTTTTGATAACTCGGGATCTTTCGACAGATTATCAGCAGCGGCCTCACGCCCCTGCCCCAGTTGGGCTCCATCATAGAACAACCAGGAACCACGCTTCTCAACAAGACCGTGCTCGATGGCGCTATCAATGACGGAACCATCCCACCAGATGCCGCGGGCGAACAGGATGTCGAATTCGGCTTCCACAAAAGGAGGAGCCACCTTGTTCTTAACAACTTTTACACGAGTACGATTCCCCATGACCTTGCCGGACGGATCCTTGATTGCCGCGATACGCCGGATGTCCAGACGCACGGAGGCGTAGAACTTGAGGGCACGCCCACCGGGGGTGGTCTCCGGGCTCCCAAACATGACCCCGATTTTTTCACGAATCTGGTTTGTAAAAATACAAAGTGTCTTGGAGGTTGAAATGGCGGCCGTTAACTTCCGCATCGCCTGAGACATCAGACGCGCCTGAAGTCCAACATGCGAGTCGCCGATGTCGCCATCCAGTTCAGCCTTGGGCGCCAGGGCGGCCACAGAATCCAAAACCACAACATCTACCGCATTACTACGAATCAAGGATTCGCAAATACTCAACGCCTCTTCACCGGAACTTGGCTGGGATATCAGCAGATCATCCAGATTTACACCAATTTTCTTGGCATAGCCCGGATCCATCGCATGCTCGGTATCAATGAAAGCGGCCAGTCCACCGGCCTTCTGGGCATTCGCGATCACATGCAGGGTCAACGTGGTTTTTCCGGAAGACTCAGGGCCAAAAATCTCAACGACACGTCCACGGGGCAACCCGCCCACACCAAGCGCCATATCCAAAGAAAGCGCCCCGGTCGGAACCACGCTGATTTCTCTTTTTCCTTCCGCCTCCCCAAGACGCATGATGGCGCCATCGCCGAATTCTTTTTGGATTTGAGCCAGAACCGCATTTAAAGCGGAATTGGTTGATGTCTCTGCCGGGGTTTTAGATGCTGCTTTACTCATAAATCAACGATTCCTTTTTTTGTAAATATCCAAGCGAACAATAATTATTTTTTGTATCCGTCCGGGTGAGCCTGATGCCAAGCCCACGCGCTTTCTACTATATCATTTAAATTAGAATACCGGGGAGTCCATTTAAGAACTTTTTTCGCCTTCACCGCCGATGCAACCAATCGATCCGGATCACCCGGCCGGCGGGGAGAAATCACTTCAGGAATATCCCGCTTGGTAACCTTGCGCACCACATCAATGACTTCACGCACAGAGAAGCCTTTTCCCGTGCCCAAGTTGAAGGGCCCCATGGCCTTGCCAGTCAAGGCAAGGATATGCGCACGCCCCAAATCCACAATATGGATATAATCGCGGATACACGTCCCATCAGGCGTATCGTAGTCATCCCCGAAAATATTAACGTGCGGCTGTTGTTTCAAGGCGACTTTGATGACGTTGGGAATGATATGAGTCTCGGGTTCGTGATCCTCCCCGAACTTCTCCGTGGCGCCGCAGGCATTAAAGTACCTGAGGAACACGGGCTGGATTCCATGAATCTTCTGATACCACAGCAACACCTTTTCAAACATTAACTTGGCCTCGCCATAGGGATTTACGGGGTGTTGAGGCGTATCTTCCGTGATCGGAATCTTATCAGGGAACCCATAGGTGGCGCAGGTGGAGGAGAAGACAATCCGTGGCACCTTATATTTAACCATTGCATCCACCAAATTGGTCGCGCCAGTGGTGTTATTGGCAAAATACATACCGGGATCCGTCATGGATTCCCCCACCAGAGCATAGGCCGCAAAATGCATCACGGCATCCGGCTTTGCATTTTTCATCGCCCG encodes the following:
- a CDS encoding adenylate/guanylate cyclase domain-containing protein yields the protein MFRQRLLQALGIGLLASACTLALYQFYPPMMARGEALTWDLRASWFAKPGTGTDQIRLIFLDQYSLDWGSKQGWSWPWPRQVYGAILNFCSRAHVKAVAFDVIFSEASSLGVDDDAEFAKTISTSPGFVGAVFVGKETGGSTNWMQSVPLPHIKLSTKNTAFIDSLQLPHASFPIPEVGTNAALLATVFGNPDRDGIYRRIRPFSMFDGQLVPSLGLGVWLAATTNRALSVELPWLTAGNTHRIPLDRNGNAILHYRGHSQTHKTVNAAAIIESELLLRDGKKPLIDPASFKDTYVFFGFTAPGLFDLKASPVDSVYPGVEIHATFLDNLLSSDIMRETPRGWQILMIILLACAASFAVRFGRHAWQSFAAFVVFIAIPILAGGLAYTHGLWLPILAPLLATTLALIGALGMNYATEGKQKRFIKGAFKQYLSPVVIEELVHHPERLKLGGELRELSIFFSDVKGFTSISERLNPEELTALLNDYLTAMTDIIYAHGGTVDKYEGDAIIAFWNAPLAQKDHAILAVHTALECQAKLTELNPKYKAQIGSELYQRIGLNSGPVVVGNMGSRQRFNYTFLGDAGNLAARLEGINKQFGTSLLISSNTRKQLDESIAVREIARVQVVGRKEPVCVYEPMLPAFADSHRRVLDIFALGLENYYAGSLTEALEQFVSIESQDAPAEAYVRRCRSLLMTPQNAWNGVWVMTEK
- the galE gene encoding UDP-glucose 4-epimerase GalE — translated: MKVLLTGGAGYIGSVTTELLLNEGHEVVVFDNLERGHKAAVDKRAKLVIGDLRDAGQIQRAMKNAKPDAVMHFAAYALVGESMTDPGMYFANNTTGATNLVDAMVKYKVPRIVFSSTCATYGFPDKIPITEDTPQHPVNPYGEAKLMFEKVLLWYQKIHGIQPVFLRYFNACGATEKFGEDHEPETHIIPNVIKVALKQQPHVNIFGDDYDTPDGTCIRDYIHIVDLGRAHILALTGKAMGPFNLGTGKGFSVREVIDVVRKVTKRDIPEVISPRRPGDPDRLVASAVKAKKVLKWTPRYSNLNDIVESAWAWHQAHPDGYKK
- the recA gene encoding recombinase RecA; its protein translation is MSKAASKTPAETSTNSALNAVLAQIQKEFGDGAIMRLGEAEGKREISVVPTGALSLDMALGVGGLPRGRVVEIFGPESSGKTTLTLHVIANAQKAGGLAAFIDTEHAMDPGYAKKIGVNLDDLLISQPSSGEEALSICESLIRSNAVDVVVLDSVAALAPKAELDGDIGDSHVGLQARLMSQAMRKLTAAISTSKTLCIFTNQIREKIGVMFGSPETTPGGRALKFYASVRLDIRRIAAIKDPSGKVMGNRTRVKVVKNKVAPPFVEAEFDILFARGIWWDGSVIDSAIEHGLVEKRGSWLFYDGAQLGQGREAAADNLSKDPELSKKLVDGIKAKVFAGR
- the queF gene encoding preQ(1) synthase, whose protein sequence is MQQTEKLNGTNMHKRDIKELTLLGHSTTKYPDNPDRAKLEAFPNAYVNRDYVVSFDCPEFTSRCPITDQPDFGHIKIEYVPNKQCLESKALKLYLYSFRNHNTFHEEVVNRILDDIVKAIKPRRIKVTGTFNPRGGIAICAEAEWINKKR